In Gloeomargarita sp. SKYB120, the sequence CTAGTACAACCACCAGGCTCGCCAGACACCACCGTAAGAACTGTCTCCACATAGACCGATTCCCCCTGCCGCTAACAAATGTTTAGATTTGTTTAAGACATTACATAATCTAGCAAATCAGCCGGGCTGGCTTTTCCCCGTTATGATGGTAGAGCTGACCATGGGGGAAAGTCCGGTGCGAATCCGGCGCTGTGCCGCAGCAGTGATGGGCCTCGCCCTCAGCCTGAATGCCTCATGGTTGGTTGGTCCTGTACCCACCTGCGTCGCACGGGTGGAAGGAGTTTTCCATGGTTGCTGCCCACGTTCACTCAGTATTCAACTTATCAGACCATTTCCCAGCGTTGCCTTACCCGCGTCCGTTGTTGCTGGTGGGTCATGGCACGCGCGATGCCCAAGGGCGGGCTGATTTTCTCCGTTTTGCCCAAGCGTATGCCGCTTTGGACCCCAGTCGTCCAGTGGTCCCCTGTTTTCTGGAGTTAACCGAACCCTTGATTGCTCAGGGAATTGCCACCTGTGTCGCCGCCGGGTGGCGCGACATTTCAGTGGTGCCCCTGTTGCTGCTAGCGGCGCGGCATCTGAAGTTGGACATTACCCGGGAGTTGGACCGGGCGCGGGCGCAGTATCCGGGGTTGCAGATTCACTACGGGCGACACTTGGGACTGGCGCCGGAAATTTTGGCCCTGTGGCAGGAGCGACTTGCTCAGGTGGACCACCCGACCATTCCTCGCTCGGAGACGGTGGTGTTGTTGGTAGGACGGGGGGCCAGCGACCCGGATGCCAATAGCGATGTGTTCAAACTGGCGCGGCTGCTGTGGGAAGGGAGTGGTTACCTGACGGTGGAAGTCTGTTTCGTGGGCATTACCCATCCCCGGCTTGAAGAAGGCTGGCGGCGGGTATGGCTGCATCAACCCCGGCGCGTGATTGTCGTTCCCCACTTCTTGTTTACAGGTGTGCTGGTGCAACGAATTCAAGCGATGGCCCAGCAGATGCAGGCGGAGCATCCCGACGTTGCGATTACCTGTTTGCCGGAACTAGGCATCAACCCCACCTTGTTCGCGCTGGTGCGCCAGCGGGAGCGGGAAACCTTTGGTACGGACACGCCCATGAACTGCGATGTGTGCAAGTTCCGCCAGCTGGTGCTCTGTGGTAATTCCCATGACCATTCCCACGACCATCACCACAGCCACCCTCATGACCATGACCATCATCACGGTTATACCGACCCCTATCGAGACATTCAGGAATACCACCGGCGCATCTGGCGATGACCTATGACGTGATTGTGGTGGGGGCGGGACCGGCGGGTGGGAGCGCGGCCTATCATCTGGCAAAGCGGGGGCGTTCCGTTTTGCTACTAGAGCAGGCCCCTTTACCCCGCTACAAACCCTGTGGTGGTGGGGTCTCGCCCCAGGTGCAGGAGTGGTTTGACTTCGATTTCACACCGGCGATTTCCTGTGTCAGCCGCGAGATTCACTACACCTGGCGGTTGGAGGAGCCGGTGACGGTGGAACTGGCGGGTCTGGAGCCGATTTGGATGGTGCGCCGGGACGTGTTCGATTACTTCCTGGTGCAGCAGGCCCAACGACAGGGAGCGGTCCTGCAGGAGGCCACCGCCGTCACGGGAATTGCCTGGCTGGGAGACCGCTGGTGGGTGCAGACGACCCGCGAGCCTTTTCAGGGGCGTTATCTGGTTGCCGCTGACGGGGCCAAGGGCAAGCTGGCAAGCTGGCTGGGATTTCGCAACCGGAAACGGCGCTTGGCGGGGGCGTTGGAAGCCGAGGTGCCCGGGCCGGAGAACCCTCAGCCGCGCGTCTGCTTTGAATTTGGCCTGGTGAAAAATGGCTACGCCTGGAATTTCCCCAAGCGGGACGGGTTTTCCCTGGGTGTAGGGACGTTTATCGCTGGGGGTGAAACGCAGGATTTTCGCCAAATTTTGCGCACCTATGCCGCCTATTTCCAGGTGGACGTCTCCCAGGCGCGCCAGTACGGCCATCCCCTGTGCCTGTGGGATGCCCCTCAAGCCCTGCACACCCAAAACGCCCTGCTGGTGGGGGAAGCAGCTTGTGTGGTGGACCCTTTCACCGCCGAAGGCATCCGGCCTTCCCTCTGGACGGGCTGGCAAGCGGCCATCGCGCTAGACCGCGCATTGGCTGGAGACGCGACGGCGCTCGAACGCTACACGGAAACAGTCCAGAACACCTGGGGCCGCGATATGGTCTGGGCAAGACGCTTGGCGCAGGTGTTTTACCGCTGGCCGGGCTTGGCCTACCAGGTGGGGGTGAAACGCCCAGCGGCAACTCGCAAGTTTGCTGAGTTGTTCACGGGGAAAACCCACTACGCGGCGGTGGCCCAGTTGGCCCTGCAACGGCTGCGGCGGGCGCTCCTGCTCTGATTCCAGTAGGATGGGGGGTAGGCAACCGGCGGGAATCATGTTTGGCTATTTCCAACAGGTGGCCCTGCGGATTGAGTTGCGGGCCGACAAGGAACAAATTCGTCAAGCATTGGTAGAACCAGCAGCGCTGCAACAGTGGTGGTTTGCGGGATGGCCCTTGCAAACGCCTGTGGCGCCGGGTCGGTCGGCAGAATTGCGCTGGTCTGGTCTCATTCCGATTCGGGCGCGGGTGCAGCGCTTGGGAACAGACCTGCTGCAATGGGAATTCTGCGGTGGCGTGGACGGCCTACAGACGTGGTCTTGGGGCGACGGCTGGGTCCAGGTGCAGTTGGAAGCGGTATCCCTCTTGCCGTTGAGCGTGGGACAAGTTTGGCAGCTCTGGCGATTGCGAGATTATTTGCGCAGGCGGTCATGACGACAGCATCCTGGTTAACCCTAAGCCGGTTGCTAGTGATTCCGGGCGTTTTTGTGGCCCTGGCCCAAGAGGCGCGAGACTGGGCCGCCGGTTTATTTCTTTTGGGGGCGGTGACGGACGCCCTGGACGGTTACGTCGCCCGGCGGTGGCGGCAGGTCACGGATGTGGGCAAATGGCTCGACCCCCTAGTGGACAAGCTGCTGGTGATGGCGCCCCTACTGGCGCTGGTGGAATCCGGTGACGTGCCGGGTTGGGGGGTTTTTCTCTTGCTGGCGCGGGAGTTGACCATCACCGCCTGGCGGGCGCAGTTGCCGCAGGTTGTTGGCGCGGACCGCTGGGGCAAGGCCAAAACCGTTAGCCAGGTAGGAGCCGTGGTGGCGCTCCTGCTGTGGCCGGGCCTGCTCAGTCAAACCCTGTTTGCTGTCGCCGTTGTCATCACCTGGCTGTCGGGGATAATGTACCTATGGCCACCGAAAACCTCGTGACCCCAGGGCGATTGATCGTGCTCACCGGACCGAGCGGTGTGGGCAAGGGCACCCTGCTCAAATACCTGTGTCAGCGCCATCCCGAACTGCAGGTGTCGGTCTCGCTGACCACGCGCGACCCCCGTCCTGGCGAAATCCCCGGCCAGTCCTATATTTTCGTCAATCGTGCGGAATTTGAGGCCGCCATTGCCGCCGGCGATTTACTTGAGTGGGCAGAGTACGCAGGTCACTACTACGGCACGCCCCGCCAACCGGTGGAGGCTGCACTCCAACAAGGGAAGTGGGTCATTTTGGAAATTGAACTTCAGGGGGCGCGCCAGGTCCGGCGCTCCTTTCCCCAGGCCCAGTTGATTTTCATTTGCCCTCCCAGTTGGGAAACCCTGGAGCAACGGCTCCGCCAGCGGGGTCAGGACTCGGAAACGGCCATGCAAAAACGGCTTGCCCGCGCCAAAGAGGAACTCCAGGCCGCTTCCGAATTTGACGCCTGCATCGTCAACGACGACCTGGAGACCGCCCTGCAGGCGCTGGAGCAATGCCTGGGCCTGCCCGTCACAGCTTCAAGTTGCGAAACTGGGTGAGATGGGCGTCAAACAGGAGCTTGGCAACGCCGGTCGGGCCGTTGCGGTGCTTGGCAATGATCACTTCGGCAATCCCTCGGTCCGGCGTGTCCGGGTTGTAATACTCATCGCGGTACAACATGATCACCACGTCCGCGTCCTGTTCGATGCTGCCGCTTTCTCGCAAGTCTGACAGCAGGGGCCGCTTGTTGGTGCGATGTTCCACGCCGCGGCTCAGTTGCGACAACACGATCACGGGCACCTGAAGCTCCCGCGCCAGGGTTTTCAAACCGCGGGTCATACGCGACAGTTCCAATACGCGGTTTTCGGTGCCGCTATTGCCGCTGTCCATCAGTTGCAGGTAATCAATCAACACCAGCCCCAGGTTTCCCTGTTCCGCCAGCAGGCGGCGGCATTTGGAGCGGATTTCCATGAGCGTGGCGCTGGGGGAATCGTCAATAAAAATGGGCAATTGCGCCAGGGTGCTGATGGCCTGATTGAGTTGGGGCCACTCCTGCTCGGCAATTCGACCGGTGCGCAGCCGTGTGCTTTCGATGCGGGCTTCGCTCGCCAGCAGCCGGTACACCAACTGCTCCTTGGACATCTCCAAACTGAACAGGGCCACCGGCAATCGGTGCATGGCCGCGATATTGCGGGCGATGTTTAGGCAAAAGGAGGTTTTGCCCATCGAGGGGCGACCGGCGACGATGATCAAATCCGAGCGCTGGAACCCCTGGGTCAAAGCGTCCAGGTCGTAAAACCCGCAGGTGATGCCCGGCGGCAGCATATCCTCCGAGCGCTGTTCGATTTCGTGCCAAATGGCGCTGACCATTTCCGCCGTTGAGACCAGTTCCTGGCGGGGCTGGTGCTGGCAGACGGCAAAGATCTGCTGCTCTGCCTGGTCGAGCACCTGTTCGATCGGCAGGGTGGTCTCGTAGCCCAGGCGCAGGATGTTTTGACCCGCCTGGATCAACTGCCGCCGCAGGTACTTATCGGCCACCAGCGCCGCGTACTGGTCAATGTTGACCGCGCTGACCACCTGTTCGACCAACTGCACCAGCTTGGCGGGGCCCCCCACCTTTTCCAGCAACCCCTGGTCCTGCAGCCAGGTGGCCACGGCTGTCATGTCGGTGGGTTTGCCCTGGGTGTGCAGGCTCAAGGCCGCCCGGTAGATTTCCTGGTGGGCCTGGATGTAGAAAAATTCCGGCTTGAGGAGATGGCTGATGCGACCGATGGCCTCTGGGTCTAGCAAGATGCCGCCCAAGATAGCTTCTTCCGCCGCCACGTTCTGGGGCGGTAACTGGTGGGGCGAAAAACTAAATTCTGACGCCAGGGAACGGTTGGGCGCGTCCGACACCATAGGCGGGCCTGCATCTGCCCCCCATTGTAGCCGACGATGCCGGCGCCGACCCTAGGCGCAGGTCTGCAGGTACTGGTTCACCCGTTCCACCACCGTGTCCACCACGCTCGCCTGTTGCCGCAGTTGGGCGTCCATTTCCGCCTCTAGGGCTTTGACCTGTTCCGGGGGAATTTGTAGCAGGTGGACCAGTTTGGCGTAGGCCGCCTTTTCCTCTTCGTTGATCAGGGGTTCCTCGGGAGTGCGGCGGCTGGCCTGGATCACGGCATAGCCCAGTTGCAACACTAGAAGCTTTTCCGTCTCCGTCTGCAACTTCGGCACTAGCTCCTCCAAGGGGATGTTTTGGGTAACGTAGTCGTGCAACTCCTGGCGCAGGCGGGCCTGCTGGTCGGGGTCCTGGGCAAACAACTGGGAAAACCGGTCTAGGATCAGATGGCATTCCTCAGGGGACAGCTCGCCATCACTCCAGGACATGGCCGCCACCACCCTCAGGAGATTCATCTGCCGCGGAGAAATCGTCGGGGCTTCGCTCATCGCCGTTGCCATCGGGAGAACCTTCCTCAACCTTATCATGTCCCGTTTCCCCGACGTCCGGTTCGTTGCAATTTATTTGCATAGGTCGCCGCGACACCGCCGCCTGCTGCACCCATTCCCAGTCCAGAGGATTCCCAGGGCCTGTGGTTTGCCATTGCCAGAGAGCAGTAAAGGCTCCTGCGCCTTCGCCTCCATGCGGCCATAGCCGGTAGCAGGGAAAGGCCGCTAGATGGGATTGGGCCTCGCTCAACGCCGGAACAGGCACCGGCACCAGATGCGGGTCCTGCCGGAGCAGCCACTGGGCGTTCTCCTCGTTTTCCTCCAAGCTGTAGGTGCAGGTCATGTAAGCCAGATAGCCGCCCGGTTTGAGCAATTGCATCGCCCAGGCGAGAATGCGCCGCTGGCGTTGGCGGTTGAAGCGAATGGTGCGGGGATGAAAACAGCCTGGATTTTTGGCGCCCTTGGCCAGGAGGGATTGCCCAGAGCAGGGAGCGTCCACGATCACCACATCGGCGGTGTGGGCCAGGTGTTGGGCTAGGGTGGCTGGGTCCTGCTGCAGGACGACCCCCGGTATCCGACAGCGCCGCCAGTTGCTCAGCAGGGTCCGCACCCGCTTGCCGATGGGTTCGTTGGCGATCAAAAGCGATGGTTGCAGGTGACGCCAGGCCAAGACGCTCTTGCCCCCCGGTGCGGCGCACAGGTCAATCACGACGGGATGGGGGATCGAGATAGCGCCCAACACCGCCCCGGCAAACACCGACGACATATCCAAGCAGTAGTAGTAGCCCCGGTTGTGCAGGGGATGCCGGCCCGGTTGCAGGTCGGGGCAAACCCGGTCCACCCAGTCCGGTTGCCAGCGCAGCGGTGGGAGCACGGGAAAGGGCAAGACCTCCGGACGGGGCCGACACCAGGCCAGGCCGGTTGCCAACGGTTGGGGCGACAATAACGCCTGGGCAAAACGAGCTTGGGTTTCCGTCTCCTCCGGCCATAGCTGGGCCGCCAACTTGGCCAAAAAGCGCGGAATCGGCGTTGCCAGTACCATCAGGGCGTGGGAGACGGGTCGGGATTCTTCTTAGAAAACCCCCAGACAAACAGCAGCACAATCAGCGTCGTTGTCAGCCACTCCGGCGGCACCCAGGCGGGATGCAGGGCCTTGAGCAGCAAGCGTACCCCCACCAGCAACACCGTGGCGTAGCCCGCGTCCTGCAAATGGGTGTAGATCTCCAGCCAGCGGATAAACAGACCCGCCAAGCACCGCAGGGCAATGATTCCCATGACGCCGCCCAGGAGCACCAACCAGGTTTCCTCCGCCACCGCAATCGCCGTCGTGATGCTGTCTAGGGAAAAGGCTAAATCCGTCAAGGCCAGGGCGGGAATCACTTGCCAGAAGGAGGCCGTGGGGTCTAAGACCAGGGCTGGGTCATTGGCCGTTTCCGCCTGCCCCCGATGGCGCAGGTAATTCCAGACCAGCCAGAGCAAGTACAGGCCCCCCATCACCGAAACAATGGGAAATTGCAACACCCACGTCGCGGTCAGGATCAACACCACCCGCAGGACGAACGCCAGGGCCAGGCCCCAGTTCAAGGCCCGTTGCTCCAGTTTAGGGTCGTGCAGGTTCTGGACAATCGCCGCCAGGGCAATGGCGTTATCCGCCGACAAGACCGCCTCCAGCAGGACCAGAATCCCGACGATAAGCAGGGTCTGGAGGCCGAAGCGCTGGGGGACTTCGATGAGCTGGTCGAGCATGGCGGTCGGGGGCACAGTATTTCATAATGTAACAGATTGGTGCATTCAGCGGGCATTTCCGGCAAAGTAGACAGGGGAGTGCGGTTACGGAGGAAAACCATGGGACTGTCCGACACCCAGGTATTTGTGGCGCTGGTGCTGGCCCTGTTGCCCTTGGTCATGGCGGTGCGGCTGGGTCTGGCGCTGTATAAGTTCTAGGTTCAATGGCCAGCAATGCTCAAGCTCTACGGGGGAACTCGCTCCCGCGCCGCCATTGTGGCTTGGTATTTAGAGGAGCTGCAGGTTCCCTACGATTTTGTGCGGTTGGACATGGCGGCGGGCGCCCACCGGCAACCGGAATACCTGGCGATTCACCCGATGGGCAAGGTTCCGGCTCTGGTGGAGGACCACCTAGTGGTGTGGGAGTCGGGGGCGATCCTGCTCTACCTGGCGGATAAATACGGGCAATTGCCGCTGACGCCCGCTGAACGAGCGCCCCTGTACCAGTGGATTCTCTTTAGCAATTCCACCTTGGTCCAGGCTCTCGCTCAGCCGCCGGAGAAACGGGAGCAGGAACTAACGAGGTTGTTACCGCCCTTGCAGCAAATTCTGAGTGACCAGGACTACATCACCGGCTCCCAGTTCACAGTGGCGGACGTGGCGTTGGCCTCCATCCTGTTTTTTGCTGGGCAGATGTTTGGCCTAGATTTCAGTCCCTATCCAGCTATCGGGGCCTACCTGCAGCGCTGTCAGGCGCGTCCGGCCTGGCAAAAGGTGATGACGGTGACCTAGGCGACCATGCGCAACGACCCTCCCGAACTCCTGGCCAAGCGGCTGTGGTACCAAGGGCGCAAGTTCCGCTACGAGGTGAATCGCCTGCGCTTGCCCAACGGTGTCGAGGGTGAATGGGACTGTGTGCGCCATCCGGGTGGGGCGATGGCTGTGCCGGTGACGCCGGAAGGGCAATTGGTTCTGGTGCATCAGTACCGGTTTACCGCCCAGGGCCGCCTGCTGGAGTTTCCGGCGGGGACGGTGGAAAACGGCGAAGACCCCCTGCAGACCATCCAGCGGGAATTGCAAGAGGAGACGGGGTATTGTGCCCACACCTGGCAAGCCTTGGGGGAGTTCTTCCTGGCTCCGGGTTACTCCGACGAGGTGATCTACGCCTACTTGGCAACCGATTTGGCGCCCTTGGCGCGACAACCGGCACCGGAGGCGGACGAGGACATCCAGGTGGTGTTGTTGACACCGGCGCAACTGGCGGCGGCCATTGACCAAGGCGCAGGCGTAGACGCCAAGACCATCGCCGGGTTTTTCTTGGCGCGCCGTTATTTACAGAAGTTTGAAAACTAGGGGGCAAGGGCGCAAGCCTGATACCCTATAAGTCATGAGCGTCCGAGGTGGGGTTTATGGTGCAAGTCAATGCCGTGTTAATCTTTGCCTTTTGCCTGGCGTTGGTGCTATTCAGCCTCCAGAACATGGAGCCGGTGACGGTGCATCTGGTCGGTTCCTACAGCGTCAACTACCCCTTGGCGGTGGAATTGATCCTGGCGATGGGGGTGGGAGCGGTGCTGGCCTGGCTCTTTGGCGTGTGGAACCAGTTGCAACGGTGGCTGATCGCCCGGCGGGAATTGTGGCGGCGCGACCAAAAAATTGCCTCCCTGGAACGCGATATTGAACAGTACCGGCAACAACTCTCGCTACCCAGTTCGGTGGAAGAGACCGCCCGTTCATGAGTGGTCACGGGCGCAAGCATTCAACCTCTGGCGCAACAGGGGCCCAACGGCTGGCAAGCCACCTCCGGTCTCGCCATACCTCTCACTAGGACAACCGCGTGTGGGTAGGGGAAACCGAAACCTAGTCCCATCTTTTCCAGGTGCCGTGTGCCCTACCAGACCTAAACCGAAGAGCTGGCCCACGCCCAACTGGCCTGGCAACAGTGGGGTAAGGCGGGGTGAACAGCAAAGCCAGCGACGTTGGATTGACCTGCTGACATAGGTGCTCCCTCAGCAGACCCACCTAGTGCAATCCCTGCCGCGGTTGGCGGCCTACATCCAAGCGCAGTCATTGCCCGAGCCGCAGGTACTCGCATCCCTAACCGACCTAACGACTTAGGCGGAGCGACTCCAGCACCACCGGCAGCAACTGCATCAGTGTTACAGGCAACTGGACGCCCCCGACTTTGTCAATAGGCGTACCAGCAGGCCCAGCGCCAGTGGCAACACCTTTGTCAACAACTCGCT encodes:
- a CDS encoding RsmB/NOP family class I SAM-dependent RNA methyltransferase, with translation MVLATPIPRFLAKLAAQLWPEETETQARFAQALLSPQPLATGLAWCRPRPEVLPFPVLPPLRWQPDWVDRVCPDLQPGRHPLHNRGYYYCLDMSSVFAGAVLGAISIPHPVVIDLCAAPGGKSVLAWRHLQPSLLIANEPIGKRVRTLLSNWRRCRIPGVVLQQDPATLAQHLAHTADVVIVDAPCSGQSLLAKGAKNPGCFHPRTIRFNRQRQRRILAWAMQLLKPGGYLAYMTCTYSLEENEENAQWLLRQDPHLVPVPVPALSEAQSHLAAFPCYRLWPHGGEGAGAFTALWQWQTTGPGNPLDWEWVQQAAVSRRPMQINCNEPDVGETGHDKVEEGSPDGNGDERSPDDFSAADESPEGGGGHVLE
- the gmk gene encoding guanylate kinase — its product is MATENLVTPGRLIVLTGPSGVGKGTLLKYLCQRHPELQVSVSLTTRDPRPGEIPGQSYIFVNRAEFEAAIAAGDLLEWAEYAGHYYGTPRQPVEAALQQGKWVILEIELQGARQVRRSFPQAQLIFICPPSWETLEQRLRQRGQDSETAMQKRLARAKEELQAASEFDACIVNDDLETALQALEQCLGLPVTASSCETG
- a CDS encoding glutathione S-transferase family protein; its protein translation is MLKLYGGTRSRAAIVAWYLEELQVPYDFVRLDMAAGAHRQPEYLAIHPMGKVPALVEDHLVVWESGAILLYLADKYGQLPLTPAERAPLYQWILFSNSTLVQALAQPPEKREQELTRLLPPLQQILSDQDYITGSQFTVADVALASILFFAGQMFGLDFSPYPAIGAYLQRCQARPAWQKVMTVT
- a CDS encoding TerB family tellurite resistance protein, translating into MSEAPTISPRQMNLLRVVAAMSWSDGELSPEECHLILDRFSQLFAQDPDQQARLRQELHDYVTQNIPLEELVPKLQTETEKLLVLQLGYAVIQASRRTPEEPLINEEEKAAYAKLVHLLQIPPEQVKALEAEMDAQLRQQASVVDTVVERVNQYLQTCA
- the dnaB gene encoding replicative DNA helicase, whose product is MVSDAPNRSLASEFSFSPHQLPPQNVAAEEAILGGILLDPEAIGRISHLLKPEFFYIQAHQEIYRAALSLHTQGKPTDMTAVATWLQDQGLLEKVGGPAKLVQLVEQVVSAVNIDQYAALVADKYLRRQLIQAGQNILRLGYETTLPIEQVLDQAEQQIFAVCQHQPRQELVSTAEMVSAIWHEIEQRSEDMLPPGITCGFYDLDALTQGFQRSDLIIVAGRPSMGKTSFCLNIARNIAAMHRLPVALFSLEMSKEQLVYRLLASEARIESTRLRTGRIAEQEWPQLNQAISTLAQLPIFIDDSPSATLMEIRSKCRRLLAEQGNLGLVLIDYLQLMDSGNSGTENRVLELSRMTRGLKTLARELQVPVIVLSQLSRGVEHRTNKRPLLSDLRESGSIEQDADVVIMLYRDEYYNPDTPDRGIAEVIIAKHRNGPTGVAKLLFDAHLTQFRNLKL
- the pgsA gene encoding CDP-diacylglycerol--glycerol-3-phosphate 3-phosphatidyltransferase, giving the protein MTTASWLTLSRLLVIPGVFVALAQEARDWAAGLFLLGAVTDALDGYVARRWRQVTDVGKWLDPLVDKLLVMAPLLALVESGDVPGWGVFLLLARELTITAWRAQLPQVVGADRWGKAKTVSQVGAVVALLLWPGLLSQTLFAVAVVITWLSGIMYLWPPKTS
- a CDS encoding geranylgeranyl reductase family protein, whose protein sequence is MTYDVIVVGAGPAGGSAAYHLAKRGRSVLLLEQAPLPRYKPCGGGVSPQVQEWFDFDFTPAISCVSREIHYTWRLEEPVTVELAGLEPIWMVRRDVFDYFLVQQAQRQGAVLQEATAVTGIAWLGDRWWVQTTREPFQGRYLVAADGAKGKLASWLGFRNRKRRLAGALEAEVPGPENPQPRVCFEFGLVKNGYAWNFPKRDGFSLGVGTFIAGGETQDFRQILRTYAAYFQVDVSQARQYGHPLCLWDAPQALHTQNALLVGEAACVVDPFTAEGIRPSLWTGWQAAIALDRALAGDATALERYTETVQNTWGRDMVWARRLAQVFYRWPGLAYQVGVKRPAATRKFAELFTGKTHYAAVAQLALQRLRRALLL
- the psaM gene encoding photosystem I reaction center subunit XII encodes the protein MGLSDTQVFVALVLALLPLVMAVRLGLALYKF
- a CDS encoding LapA family protein; its protein translation is MVQVNAVLIFAFCLALVLFSLQNMEPVTVHLVGSYSVNYPLAVELILAMGVGAVLAWLFGVWNQLQRWLIARRELWRRDQKIASLERDIEQYRQQLSLPSSVEETARS
- a CDS encoding NUDIX hydrolase encodes the protein MRNDPPELLAKRLWYQGRKFRYEVNRLRLPNGVEGEWDCVRHPGGAMAVPVTPEGQLVLVHQYRFTAQGRLLEFPAGTVENGEDPLQTIQRELQEETGYCAHTWQALGEFFLAPGYSDEVIYAYLATDLAPLARQPAPEADEDIQVVLLTPAQLAAAIDQGAGVDAKTIAGFFLARRYLQKFEN
- a CDS encoding sirohydrochlorin chelatase → MPYPRPLLLVGHGTRDAQGRADFLRFAQAYAALDPSRPVVPCFLELTEPLIAQGIATCVAAGWRDISVVPLLLLAARHLKLDITRELDRARAQYPGLQIHYGRHLGLAPEILALWQERLAQVDHPTIPRSETVVLLVGRGASDPDANSDVFKLARLLWEGSGYLTVEVCFVGITHPRLEEGWRRVWLHQPRRVIVVPHFLFTGVLVQRIQAMAQQMQAEHPDVAITCLPELGINPTLFALVRQRERETFGTDTPMNCDVCKFRQLVLCGNSHDHSHDHHHSHPHDHDHHHGYTDPYRDIQEYHRRIWR